The DNA sequence CACCGGTTCGGGCCGTCTAATCGCAGACTCGGACAAGGTGCGCAAAGGCGACATCGTGCGGGACATGGATATCAACCTGCTGCGGAATAAGTGGCTCCCGGCATCAAAGGCAGTGGCGCTGGCCCCGGGTCAGACCGGCTACGTCCTGGACCAGAAAACCCAGGAAGGCAAGCCCGCGGTGGTGGGCTTCGCCGCCTGCCAGGGCAAGGAGTTCTTCGGGGTGGAGGGGATGCCCCAGCTCCGTTGGTACGTGGCGGTCAATCTCTCCGAGAGCTATGCCCTCAAGCCGCTGGCCGTGCTCAACAGCGAAGTCAGCCTCCTCAGCAACCTGGCCCAGCGCAACCTGTGGCTGTTTTTCGCCATCTGCCTGGCGGCTGCGCTGGGGGCCGCGTTGGCGGGCCTCTATTTCTCCCGGCGCATAAGCCGTCCCTTGATTTCCATGGCCGATGCCAGCCTGCGGGTGGGCGCGGGCGACCTCTCGGTGGAGGTGCCCAAGCTGCGCAACGACGAAACCGGCGTGCTGGCGGAGTCCTTCAACCAGATGGTGGCCCAGGTCCGCGATACCCGCAACGACCTGGAGCAGAAGGCGGAGCAGGAGCGGGCCACCAAGGCTTATCTGGAAGAGACGATCAGCCAGTACGTGGCCTTCGTGGAGAAGGTGGGGGCCGGTGACCTGACCGGCCAGGTCACCCCGCCCCGGGCCGACGACGAGTTGGGCACCCTGGGGGCCATGCTCAACGACATGACCGCCAGCCTGGGCGCCCTGGCCGGCCAGATGCGCGAGGCCACCGGCAACCTCACTTCCATGTCCACCGAGCTGGTGGCCTCGGCCTCCCAGCAGGCGGCGGTGTCCAGCGAGCAGGCCGCCGCGGTGAGCCAGACCACCACCACCGTGGCCGAAGTGCGCCAGACCGCCGAGCAGTCCGCCCGCCGGGTGAACACGGTGGCCGAGCAGGCCCAGGAATCCATGCGCCTGGCCGGCGAGGGCCTCAAGGCGGTGGACAGCACCGTGGAGGGCATGAACCAGATCAAGGAACAGGTGATGGTCATCGCCGAGAGCATCCTCGGCCTGAGCGAACAGACCCAGCAGATCGGCGATATCATCTCCACGGTCAACGACATCGCCGACCAGAGCAACCTGCTGGCCCTCAACGCCTCCATCGAGGCGGCCCGGGCCGGCGAGGCTGGCAAGGGCTTCGCGGTGGTGGCCGACGAGGTGCGGGCCCTGGCCGAGCAGTCGCGCCAGGCAACCGATCAGGTGCGCGAGATTCTGGGCGAGATCCAGAAGGCGGCCAACACCGCGGTGATGGTGACCGAGGAGGGCAGCAAGCGGGCCGAGCTGGGGGTGGAGCTGAGCCAGCAGACCGGCGACACCATCGCGGGCATCGACCAGCGCGTCTCCCAGGTGGCCCAGGCAGCCCAGCAGATCGCCGCCTCCACCAAGGAGCAGGTGGCGGGCATGGAGCAGATGGTGGCGGCCATGGAGAGCATCGACCAGGCCACCGGCCAAAGCCAGGCAGGGACCAGGCAGGTGGAGGAGGCGGCGGCCAACCTCAACGCCCTGGCCGCCCAGCTAAACGGCTTGGTGGAAAAGTACCGGGTTGATTAGGAATAATAATTTCGGCGCATCAAGGCACACGCAGTAAGGGATTTCATCTCATGCTCGAACACGTCAGCCCCAAGGCCAAGCTTTACGTCACCATATTGATCATTGCCCTGGTCATCGCCGGCCTGTTCATGATCGGCAAGGTGGGCTTCGACACCCTCACGGGGCTCAGGGCCTACGTAAACGGGGAAAGCTTGTGGGCCAAGGCCCAAAAGGACGCGACCTACAATCTGCGCCGCTATGCCGCCACCAGAAACGAAAAGTATTACGCCCGATACCTGAAGAGGCTCGAGGTAACCGATGGTTTTACCAAGGCCCGCCTGGAGCTGGAAAAGCCCGATCCGAACCCGCGGGTGGCGAGTCAAGGCTTTGCCCAGGGAGGGGTTCACCCGGATGACCTTGAATTAACGGTCTGGCTCTATACCCGTTTCCGCAATTTGGACCTTATGGAAAAGGCCATAGGCTACTGGGCTCAGGCCGACGTTTTGATTGCCCAACTGGAAAAAATGGGCGCAATGCTGAAAAACCGCGTATCCCAAGGAGACGCCGACCCAAGATACCTGGAAAAATTCGACGACAAGCTCGACGCCATGGAAAAGAAGCTGAACCTGGCGGAAGAAAGCTTCTCCACCACCATCGGCGAGGCTTGCCGGTGGGCGGCCGGCCTTCTGCTCACGGTGATGATCGCTTTTACCATCGTGGGCGGCATCATTTGCCTCACCCTGCTCTTGTTCGTGGGTAGGATCATCACCAGAATGCAGCAATATGGCGAGGACTTGGAAAAGAAGGCCGCCGCTGAAAAGGATGCCTTGAACAAGCTGAGCCAAAAAATGGAGCAGGAGCGGGCCACCAAGGCATATCTGGAAGAAACGATCAGCCAATATGTGGCCTTCGTGGAGAAGGTGGGGGCCGGCGATCTGACCGGCCATGTCACCCCGCCCCGGGCCGACGACGAGCTGGGCACCCTGGGGACCATGCTCAACGACATGACCGCCAGCCTAGGCGCCCTGGCCGGCCAGATGCGCGAGGCCACCAGCAACCTCACTTCCATGTCCACCGAGCTGGTGGCCTCGGCCTCCCAGCAGGCGGCGGTGTCCAGCGAGCAGGCCGCCGCGGTGAGCCAGACCACCACCACCGTGGCCGAAGTGCGCCAGACCGCCGAGCAGTCCGCCCGCCGGGTGAACACGGTGGCCGAGCAGGCCCAGGAATCCATGCGCCTGGCCGGCGAGGGCCTCAAGGCGGTGGACAGCACCGTGGAGGGCATGAACCAGATCAAGGAACAGGTGATGGTCATCGCCGAGAGCATCCTCGGCCTGAGCGAACAGACCCAGCAGATCGGCGATATCATCTCCACGGTCAACGACATCGCCGACCAGAGCAACCTGCTGGCCCTCAACGCCTCCATCGAGGCGGCCCGGGCCGGCGAGGCTGGCAAGGGCTTCGCGGTGGTGGCCGACGAGGTGCGGGCCCTGGCCGAGCAGTCGCGCCAGGCAACCGATCAGGTGCGCGAGATTCTGGGCGAGATCCAGAAGGCGGCCAACACCGCGGTGATGGTGACCGAGGAGGGCAGCAAGCGGGCCGAGCTGGGGGTGGAGCTGAGCCAGCAGACCGGCGACACCATCGCGGGCATCGACCAGCGCGTCTCCCAGGTGGCCCAGGCAGCCCAGCAGATCGCCGCCTCCACCAAGGAGCAGGTGGCGGGCATGGAGCAGATGGTGGCGGCCATGGAGAGCATCGACCAGGCCACCGGCCAAAGCCAGGCAGGGACCAGGCAGGTGGAGGAGGCGGCGGCCAACCTCAGCGCCCTGGCCGCCCAGCTAAACGGCCTGGTGGAAAAGTACAAGGTTGGCTGAGGCTATGGGCGCCAAGCTTCATAAGCTCCGGACAGGAGAAGCGGCATGAGTTCCGCCGACGACTTCCGTCGCCAGCTCATGGAGACCTTTCAGGTCGAGCTGCAAGAGCACATAGAGGTGCTCACCGACGGCTGCCTGGCCCTGGAGAAAAGCCCCTCGGCCCAAGAGGTGGCAAGCCGCATCGAGGGCATGTTCCGCGCGGCCCACAGCCTTAAGGGCGCGGCCCGGGCGGTGGAGCTGGAGGACTTGGGCCTGATCGCCCATCGCCTGGAGGACGTATTCAGCGCCATCCGGCGAGGGGAGATGGAGTTCTCCCAGGAGCTGGGCGACCTCTGCCTGCACACCCTTGATTTCCTGAACCAGGCCTCTCAAGCCCACCAGCAGGGCACCTCCCTGCCTTCGGGTTCCCTGCGCGCCTTGCTCGCTCAGCTGGAACGGGCCGCCCAAGGGCAGCCCTTCACCCCGCCCCAGCCCCCTGCCGCCGCCCCTCCGGAGGCGCCCGCCGAGCCCGCGCCCGCGGCGCCGCCGTCTTCCGAGCAGCCCATGGAGGCGGACGCCTGCGCCCCTCCCGCGGAAACCGCTGCCGAGGCGGCCCCGGCCGGCGGCACCATCCGGGTCAAGGTAAGCAAGATCGACGCCCTGATGGAAGGCATGGTGGAGCTGCTGGTGGCGCGCATGCGTCCGGTGCATCGCCTGGACGAGCTGGGCCTGATGCGCAAAAAGCTGGCCGCCTGGGAGACCGGTTGGCGGCAGATGCGGGCCACGGTGAACCAAATTCGCCGCCGCGAGGCCAACGATCCCCAGATCATGTCCCTGGTCAATTACCTCATGGAGAGCGAGCACTCCCTGAGGGAGCTCAACGATGCGGCCGGCCGCATAGCCCACGGCATGGCCGCCGACATCCGCCAACTGGTGCTGTTGACCGACGAGATGCAGGTGGGGGTGCACCGCGTGCGCATGAGGCCCCTGTCCAACCTCTTCTCCTTGTTCCCCCGCATGGTGCGGGACCTGGCCCGCGACGCGGGCAAGCGGGTGGAGCTGGTGCTCCGGGGCCAGGATACCGAGGTGGACCGCCAGGTCTTGGAGGCCATGAAGGCCCCCCTGACCCACCTGCTGCGCAACGCGGTGGACCACGGCATCGAAGCCCCGGCCCAGAGGGTGGCCGCGGGCAAGACCTCCCATGGCACCATCACCCTGAGCGCCTCCCAGCAGGGGGGCATGGTGGTGCTGGAGGTGAGCGACGACGGCGTGGGCGTGGACCTGGAACAGGTGCGCCGGGAGGCCTCCACCAGGGGCATTGCCTTGGATGGCCGCGAGGAAGCTCACGAGATCCATCAACTGCTTTTCATCTCGGGCTTCAGCACCAAGGACCAGGTGAGCCAGGTGTCCGGCCGCGGAGTGGGACTGGATGCGGTCAAGGCCGGGGTGGAAGCCCTGCAAGGTATGGTCACCCTGGAGTCGACGCCTGGCCGGGGCTCCCGCTTCACCATGCACTTGCCCCTGACCATGGCCACCACCAACACCCTGCTGCTCACCGTGGCCGGAGTTACCGTGGCCGTGCCGGCCACGGCGGTGGAGCGCATCCATCAGGTGCCCCTTGAGAAGATAGGCAGCGTGGAAGGGCGGACCGTGGTGGAGCTTGGCGGCCGCGCCATGCCCCTGGTCTCCATGGCGGGAGTCTTGGGCCTGGAGCAAGAACCCGAACCAGGCGGCGACGGCGTTTTGGTGGTGGTGATGGGCTTGGCCGAGCGGCGCTGCGCTTTCATGGTGGATGCCCTCCGGGGCATTCAGGAGGTGGTGGTCAAAAACCTGGGCCGCCAGCTCAAGAGCGTGCCCAACGTGGACGGCGCGGCGGTTCTGGGCAGCGGCGAAGTCATCGTGGTGCTAAACGTGGCGGACCTGCTGGCCTCATCGCGCCAGACGGCCACGCGGGCCCCCGCCCCGGCCAGCGCCCCCCAGGCGGCGGCTCCGCTGATCCTGGTGGCCGACGATTCCATCACCACGCGCACCCTGGAAAAGAACATCCTGGAAACCGCGGGCTACCGGGTGGAGGTATCCAGCGACGGCGAGGAAGCCTGGACCCAGTTGCAGCGGGGCGGCTTCGCCCTGGTGGTGAGCGACGTGGACATGCCTCGCCTGGACGGCTGCGGGCTCGCCGAGAGGCTCAAGAAGGACGAGCGCTTCCGGGATGTCCCGGTGGTGCTGGTCACCTCCCTGGACTCCGAGGATGACAAGCTGCGCGGCATGCAAAGCGGGGCCGACGCCTACATTACCAAGGGCGAGTTTGATCAAGGGAACCTGCTGAGCACCATCGAACGGCTGATCGGATAAAGACGCGATGATCAGGACCCTCATAGTTGACGACTCGGCGACTCAGCGCCAGTTGCTGCGCCGGGTGCTGGCGGAGGACCCGGAGTTCGAGGTGGTGGGCGAGGCGGCCGACGGCCTGGAGGCGCTGCAGATGTGCCTCGGCCTGGAGCCGGACCTGGTGACCATGGACATCCAGATGCCGCGCATGAACGGCTACGAGGCCATCCAGCGCATCATGTCCGAA is a window from the Desulfarculaceae bacterium genome containing:
- a CDS encoding methyl-accepting chemotaxis protein, whose product is MPPMQPQKQTSPGPAPHGLAKKGRRSLGKTLMALVLAVSLLPLAVVAAVNWGAMQQQSKTMETGVARLTQEMKSLAGKEVANLAYVTIYNIDDYLRVHLLDAVWIAHSPQVTEAAKAAALKAKVMGLDEMGEAEAEKRMKKERALTNNPELVAFLKAMRQRLPAFKEIFFTDKNGFNVAYTNPTSDFVQAGEKWWEEAMKAGLYLSDITYDASAKVYAMEVAVRIDGSNGEALGVLKAVLDIRKVRERIMEAAKSLPQAEVLLFTGSGRLIADSDKVRKGDIVRDMDINLLRNKWLPASKAVALAPGQTGYVLDQKTQEGKPAVVGFAACQGKEFFGVEGMPQLRWYVAVNLSESYALKPLAVLNSEVSLLSNLAQRNLWLFFAICLAAALGAALAGLYFSRRISRPLISMADASLRVGAGDLSVEVPKLRNDETGVLAESFNQMVAQVRDTRNDLEQKAEQERATKAYLEETISQYVAFVEKVGAGDLTGQVTPPRADDELGTLGAMLNDMTASLGALAGQMREATGNLTSMSTELVASASQQAAVSSEQAAAVSQTTTTVAEVRQTAEQSARRVNTVAEQAQESMRLAGEGLKAVDSTVEGMNQIKEQVMVIAESILGLSEQTQQIGDIISTVNDIADQSNLLALNASIEAARAGEAGKGFAVVADEVRALAEQSRQATDQVREILGEIQKAANTAVMVTEEGSKRAELGVELSQQTGDTIAGIDQRVSQVAQAAQQIAASTKEQVAGMEQMVAAMESIDQATGQSQAGTRQVEEAAANLNALAAQLNGLVEKYRVD
- a CDS encoding methyl-accepting chemotaxis protein, with the protein product MLEHVSPKAKLYVTILIIALVIAGLFMIGKVGFDTLTGLRAYVNGESLWAKAQKDATYNLRRYAATRNEKYYARYLKRLEVTDGFTKARLELEKPDPNPRVASQGFAQGGVHPDDLELTVWLYTRFRNLDLMEKAIGYWAQADVLIAQLEKMGAMLKNRVSQGDADPRYLEKFDDKLDAMEKKLNLAEESFSTTIGEACRWAAGLLLTVMIAFTIVGGIICLTLLLFVGRIITRMQQYGEDLEKKAAAEKDALNKLSQKMEQERATKAYLEETISQYVAFVEKVGAGDLTGHVTPPRADDELGTLGTMLNDMTASLGALAGQMREATSNLTSMSTELVASASQQAAVSSEQAAAVSQTTTTVAEVRQTAEQSARRVNTVAEQAQESMRLAGEGLKAVDSTVEGMNQIKEQVMVIAESILGLSEQTQQIGDIISTVNDIADQSNLLALNASIEAARAGEAGKGFAVVADEVRALAEQSRQATDQVREILGEIQKAANTAVMVTEEGSKRAELGVELSQQTGDTIAGIDQRVSQVAQAAQQIAASTKEQVAGMEQMVAAMESIDQATGQSQAGTRQVEEAAANLSALAAQLNGLVEKYKVG
- a CDS encoding hybrid sensor histidine kinase/response regulator, with protein sequence MSSADDFRRQLMETFQVELQEHIEVLTDGCLALEKSPSAQEVASRIEGMFRAAHSLKGAARAVELEDLGLIAHRLEDVFSAIRRGEMEFSQELGDLCLHTLDFLNQASQAHQQGTSLPSGSLRALLAQLERAAQGQPFTPPQPPAAAPPEAPAEPAPAAPPSSEQPMEADACAPPAETAAEAAPAGGTIRVKVSKIDALMEGMVELLVARMRPVHRLDELGLMRKKLAAWETGWRQMRATVNQIRRREANDPQIMSLVNYLMESEHSLRELNDAAGRIAHGMAADIRQLVLLTDEMQVGVHRVRMRPLSNLFSLFPRMVRDLARDAGKRVELVLRGQDTEVDRQVLEAMKAPLTHLLRNAVDHGIEAPAQRVAAGKTSHGTITLSASQQGGMVVLEVSDDGVGVDLEQVRREASTRGIALDGREEAHEIHQLLFISGFSTKDQVSQVSGRGVGLDAVKAGVEALQGMVTLESTPGRGSRFTMHLPLTMATTNTLLLTVAGVTVAVPATAVERIHQVPLEKIGSVEGRTVVELGGRAMPLVSMAGVLGLEQEPEPGGDGVLVVVMGLAERRCAFMVDALRGIQEVVVKNLGRQLKSVPNVDGAAVLGSGEVIVVLNVADLLASSRQTATRAPAPASAPQAAAPLILVADDSITTRTLEKNILETAGYRVEVSSDGEEAWTQLQRGGFALVVSDVDMPRLDGCGLAERLKKDERFRDVPVVLVTSLDSEDDKLRGMQSGADAYITKGEFDQGNLLSTIERLIG